A window of Apium graveolens cultivar Ventura chromosome 8, ASM990537v1, whole genome shotgun sequence contains these coding sequences:
- the LOC141680061 gene encoding uncharacterized protein LOC141680061 yields the protein MEWVQLKLGYQGMFVVDSVGRSGGLAMLWQEKDQVELMGFSQSHIDVRVNMEHGTPWRLTGLYGEPNRALRRRTWDLLRNLSRDSNLPWCVIGDVNNVVDVCDKLGGSQYPSWLIEGFNDALQDAGLTDMDIVGHQFTWERGRDTNEWMEVRLDRALVNLEWMNLFPMAKLYNLEAQFRFKFENAWMMEPMCEILVQDGWYSDSGESIFQKLKCCSKKLAIWGQEVTGNFSGRIKSCKVAMQQYRGGRDVDLKEKYREARNELTKILSQREVFWRQRSKQLWLQAGD from the exons ATGGAGTGGGTTCAGCTGAAACTGGGATACCAGGGTATGTTTGTGGTCGATTCTGTTGGTAGAAGTGGGGGTCTAGCTATGCTGTGGCAAGAAAAGGACCAGGTGGAGCTGATGGGTTTCTCTCAGAGTCATATTGATGTGCGAGTAAATATGGAACATGGAACCCCATGGCGTCTAACAGGTCTTTATGGAGAACCTAATAGAGCGCTGCGTCGAAGAACTTGGGATTTGCTTCGCAATCTGTCGAGGGATTCCAACCTGCCTTGGTGTGTTATTGGAGATGTTAATAATGTGGTGGATGTTTGTGACAAATTAGGGGGATCTCAATACCCAAGTTGGCTCATTGAAGGATTCAATGATGCTCTACAAGATGCAGGGCTTACGGATATGGATATAGTCGGACATCAGTTCACTTGGGAGAGAGGACGTGACACTAATGAATGGATGGAAGTGCGTTTAGACAGAGCCTTGGTTAATTTAGAGTGGATGAATCTATTTCCTATGGCTAAGCTATACAATCTTGAAG CACAGTTTCGGTTTAAGTTTGAAAATGCGTGGATGATGGAACCAATGTGTGAAATTCTGGTACAAGATGGCTGGTACAGTGACTCAGGGGAAAGTATTTTTCAAAAGCTCAAATGTTGCAGTAAAAAGTTGGCTATATGGGGTCAAGAGGTTACTGGTAACTTCAGTGGGCGTATTAAGAGCTGCAAAGTAGCTATGCAGCAATACAGAGGAGGTAGGGATGTTgatttaaaagaaaaatatagGGAGGCTAGGAACGAACTGACAAAGATTCTGAGTCAAAGGGAAGTTTTCTGGCGTCAAAGATCAAAGCAACTTTGGCTCCAAGCAGGTGATTAG
- the LOC141680062 gene encoding uncharacterized protein LOC141680062 yields the protein MKRIHTRNHSLLNDEQKIVFDSILDNINQKKGGVFFIYGSGGCGKTFLWKTLCCRLRSEHKMVLPIASCGIAVVLLPSGRTAHSRFHIPLKLDENCSSGLRHGTDIYELLQRTDLIIWDEAPMQHRHAFECVDRFLRDIMSAIDKSRAKKPFGGITIVFGGDFMQILLVIPKASRVEVVCSTLNKSKLWESCEVFLLKQNMCLNAGNSDFENKTITDFSKWQLAVGDGKETNISPSPDTGDDDNDFRSAFPFEYLNSINMPCIPKHELKLKVGVVVMLMRNLNQIMGLCNGTRMIVKSCRKNSIECEILCGSHVRTKHLIPRIEMIPSDTNWPFEFKRVQFLIQICYAITINKSQGQSLDTVGLYLPKAAFSNGHIYVAISRVTRPEGLHILIDSDDGISTYITNNVVFEEVFYNLPSVDN from the exons ATGAAGAGAATCCACACAAGAAATCATAGTCTTCTCAATGATGAACAGAAGATAGTCTTTGATTCCATTCTTGACAATATCAACCAGAAAAAAGGTGGTGTTTTCTTTATTTACGGAAGTGGAGGATGTGGAAAGACTTTCTTGTGGAAGACACTGTGTTGTCGATTACGATCAGAGCATAAGATGGTGCTTCCCATTGCCTCATGTGGTATAGCTGTCGTGTTACTTCCTAGTGGAAGAACCGCACACTCCCGCTTTCACATTCCACTCAAGCTTGATGAAAATTGTTCTTCCGGTTTAAGACACGGGACTGATATTTATGAGCTACTTCAGAGAACTGATTTAATAATTTGGGACGAGGCTCCTATGCAACATCGTCATGCTTTTGAATGTGTTGATCGATTCTTGAGAGATATTATGTCTGCTATTGATAAAAGTAGAGCTAAAAAGCCATTTGGTGGTATAACCATTGTTTTTGGTGGAGATTTTATGCAGATACTTCTTGTCATTCCAAAAGCTTCAAGGGTTGAAGTTGTCTGCTCTACCCTCAATAAATCCAAGCTTTGGGAATCTTGTGAAGTATTTTTATTGAAGCAAAACATGTGTCTTAATGCAGGAAATAGTGATTTTGAGAACAAAACCATTACGGACTTTAGCAAGTGGCAGCTTGCTGTCGGTGATGGCAAAGAAACCAATATTTCTCCAAGTCCAGACACTG GTGATGATGATAATGATTTCAGATCCGCGTTTCCATTTGAGTATCTAAACTCTATCAATATGCCTTGCATTCCTAAGCATGAGTTAAAATTGAAGGTAGGAGTTGTCGTCATGCTTATGAGAAACTTAAACCAGATCATGGGATTATGCAATGGTACAAGAATGATTGTGAAATCTTGTAGGAAGAACAGTATTGAATGTGAGATTTTGTGTGGCTCTCATGTTCGAACGAAACATCTAATTCCTAGAATTGAGATGATTCCAAGTGACACGAACTGGCCATTTGAATTTAAACGCGTTCAATTTCTGATTCAAATATGTTATGCCATAACGATTAACAAAAGTCAGGGACAATCACTTGATACGGTTGGGCTTTACCTTCCTAAAGCAGCTTTCTCGAACGGACACATTTATGTTGCTATATCCAGAGTGACACGACCTGAAGGCCTCCATATTCTCATAGATAGTGATGATGGTATTAGCACATATATTACAAATAATGTAGTTTTTGAGGAAGTGTTTTACAATCTTCCAAGTGTAGACAATTGA